The Brevibacillus brevis sequence TGTTGAGGTCTGGAAGCATCGTGCCAGCCAGAAAGCGTTCTATGCCAACCTGCAGGTTTGTGGTAGCGTGTGGTTGTGTCCGGTTTGCGCGGCGAAGATTTCGGAGCGTCGGAAGAACGAGCTGCGCCATGCGGTCGATGCTCATATGGAGCAGGGCGGAAAGCTGGCCATGCTGACACTCACGTTCTCGCACACGATGGGAGATCGATTGAAAGAGACAATGGCCAAGTTCGGCGCAGCAGTAGATCGGTTCCGATCTGGCAAACGGTACAACCGGATTAAGAAGAAAATGGGTCTGATCGGGACGGTCAGGTCTTTTGAGATTACATATGGTAACAACGGATGGCATCCACACGTCCATATTCTCATGTTCTACCAGAACGAAATTGATATGTGGGAGGTAGAGGATGAGCTGATGGACTTGTGGGCGCTGGCTCTTTCCTCGACCGGTTTAAGTGCGAACCGGAAGTATGGTCTGACGCTGCAGGATGCGGAAAAGGCTTCGGACTATGTGTCGAAGTGGGGAGTAGAACACGAGATGACCAAGAGTCACAGCAAGATGGGAAAGAAGGGTGGCATGACGCCGTTCGATTTTCTGCGTGAATTTTTGGTCACTGGTGATACTTCGATGCTGGACAAGTTCCGGGAGTATGGCGAAGCGGTGAAAGGGAAGCGGCAACTCATGTGGAGCCGTGGCTTGAAGGAAATGTTCTTGCTGGAAGATAAAACAGACGAACAGATTGCAACTGAAAAAGTGGAGGAAGCAGATCTGCTCGGGATGATTCCGTATGAGATGTGGACGCGAATCCTCCGGAACGATTTTCGGGCGCAATTTTTGCAATTGGTCGAAGAGCAAGGATTCGACCAGGCTTTGGAATTTGTCTCTTCTATGGTTAGGGCAAAA is a genomic window containing:
- a CDS encoding protein rep, with the protein product MSFSMSNSTSKEAAKKEGVFDERGGSPLGIYYEITVTLKNGNSERPRFEKYVLQSIAKVALPGERVAICFRNRRSKDSDVEVWKHRASQKAFYANLQVCGSVWLCPVCAAKISERRKNELRHAVDAHMEQGGKLAMLTLTFSHTMGDRLKETMAKFGAAVDRFRSGKRYNRIKKKMGLIGTVRSFEITYGNNGWHPHVHILMFYQNEIDMWEVEDELMDLWALALSSTGLSANRKYGLTLQDAEKASDYVSKWGVEHEMTKSHSKMGKKGGMTPFDFLREFLVTGDTSMLDKFREYGEAVKGKRQLMWSRGLKEMFLLEDKTDEQIATEKVEEADLLGMIPYEMWTRILRNDFRAQFLQLVEEQGFDQALEFVSSMVRAKWDFSRT